A DNA window from Vigna angularis cultivar LongXiaoDou No.4 chromosome 1, ASM1680809v1, whole genome shotgun sequence contains the following coding sequences:
- the LOC108322187 gene encoding uncharacterized protein LOC108322187 produces MDSLLANYASSDEEEEQQQPTPPKTTTSFSSLPQPKSSLFQSLPQPKSSSSLFQSLPQPKSSSSSLFQSLSPPKKPSLATSSETANPKPKPQIPEPQPKRVVQFRPPIIPLPNPTQLLDDDDDEEEEERERRKKRSLSSTQTSSVKSFLASIPAPRNATTLGVQASSGSGRRSIIETESPALETASNSGGTSSLSVDQSGGDYENYENYQYATDQYAGYYGNYGSGSDPEAGAAAYGTEQYGNYGEAYGDYGQYGNNWGEVSAAPVPEASGIGDSVVKIPGKRGRHEVPAEIIEVKQDELIKNRPREDQVKLTGIAFGPTYQPASTKGKPSKLHKRKHQIGSLFFDMKQNEMKLAERRAKGMLTKAETQAKYGW; encoded by the exons ATGGATTCTCTACTAGCAAACTACGCCTCTTCagatgaagaggaagaacaGCAACAGCCAACCCCACCCAAAACGACGACGTCGTTTTCCTCTCTTCCTCAACCTAAATCGTCGCTCTTTCAATCTCTTCCACAACCAAAATCGTCGTCTTCTCTCTTTCAATCTCTTCCTCAACCCAAATCATcgtcttcttctctctttcaatCTCTTTCTCCGCCCAAAAAACCTTCCCTCGCCACTTCCAGCGAAACCGccaaccctaaacctaaaccccAAATCCCAGAACCACAACCCAAACGCGTCGTGCAATTCAGGCCCCCGATCATCCCTCTCCCAAACCCTACCCAACTCCTcgacgacgacgacgacgaagaagaagaagaacgagagagaagaaagaaaaggtcACTGTCCTCCACGCAAACCTCCTCGGTGAAATCCTTCCTTGCCAGTATTCCGGCGCCAAGGAACGCTACCACTCTCGGTGTTCAAGCGAGTTCCGGCTCTGGTCGGAGATCCATCATCGAAACCGAATCACCGGCACTTGAAACGGCGTCGAATTCTGGCGGTACGAGCAGTCTCAGCGTGGATCAGAGTGGAGGGGATTACGAAAATTATGAGAATTACCAATATGCCACTGACCAGTATGCTGGTTATTACGGCAATTATGGATCGGGTTCCGACCCTGAGGCTGGGGCTGCTGCTTATGGAACTGAACAGTATGGGAATTATGGTGAGGCCTATGGGGATTATGGACAGTATGGGAACAATTGGGGTGAAGTTTCAGCGGCACCGGTGCCGGAAGCTTCTGGGATTGGTGACAGTGTGGTGAAGATTCCTGGGAAGAGAGGGAGGCACGAGGTTCCCGCGGAAATTATAGAGGTGAAGCAAGATGAGTTGATTAAGAATCGGCCGAGAGAGGACCAGGTGAAGCTAACTGGGATTGCTTTCGGACCAACTTATCAG CCTGCTTCGACAAAGGGCAAGCCTTCAAAGCTGCATAAGAGGAAGCATCAAATTGGTTCATTGTTCTTTGATATGaaacaaaatgaaatgaaaCTAGCTGAGCGGCGTGCAAAAGGCATGCTTACCAAAGCTGAAACGCAAGCAAAATATGGCTGGTGA
- the LOC108322114 gene encoding uncharacterized protein LOC108322114, with product MPTLNLFTNVPVDTVVASDILRDATKAVAKIIGKPESYVMILVNGGVPIEFAGTEEPAAYGELISIGGLGPSVNGKLSSTIAEILQTKLYIDSSRFYIKFYDVQRSFFGFNGSTF from the exons ATGCCTACTTTGAATCTCTTCACAAATGTGCCTGTTGACACCGTCGTTGCTTCTGACATCCTCAGAGATGCCACAAAAGCTGTTGCAAAGATCATTGGAAAACCCGAATCC TATGTGATGATTTTGGTGAATGGGGGAGTGCCCATAGAATTTGCTGGAACTGAAGAGCCGGCTGCTTATGGAGAATTGATCTCAATTGGGGGCCTTGGTCCAAGTGTAAATGGAAAATTGAGTTCTACCATTGCAGAAATTCTTCAAACTAAGCTTTACATTGACAGTTCCCGATTTTATATCAAGTTTTATGATGTTCAG CGCTCATTCTTTGGGTTCAATGGCTCAACCTTTTGA
- the LOC108322192 gene encoding RNA-binding KH domain-containing protein PEPPER, whose translation MATLDPIQNGTANPLLSDNPDPAEPPSTTADDPTSEVATEKRWPGWPGLCVFRLIVPVLKVGSIIGRKGELIKKTCEETKARIRVLDGAVGTPDRIVLISGKEEPETPLSPAMDAVIRIFKRISGLSEIDGENKAAGLAFCSVRLLVASTQAINLIGKQGSLIKSIQENTSASVRVLSGDEVPFYAAADERIVELQGEAMKVLKALEAVVGHLRKFLVDPSVLPLFEKSYNATISQERQVDTTWVDKPSLHSASQPSIANDIPLSSKRDSLYADRESHLDSLLPPSTMSVYGQDSSLSSLRSSALGRSSAPPIVTTVIQTMQIPLSYAEDIIGIQGTNIDYIRRTSGAILTVQESRVPDEIIVEIKGTSSQVQTAQQLIQEVISNHREPVASNYSSRLDTGLRSSYPQLGSSSYSSSSLSQPYSSYGSSGLGGGYSTFRL comes from the exons atgGCCACCCTCGACCCAATCCAAAACGGCACAGCCAATCCCCTACTATCGGACAATCCCGACCCCGCCGAACCTCCCTCCACCACCGCCGACGATCCCACTTCCGAGGTCGCGACCGAGAAGCGGTGGCCGGGATGGCCCGGCCTCTGCGTGTTCCGGCTCATCGTTCCGGTCCTCAAAGTCGGAAGCATCATTGGCCGCAAGGGGGAGCTCATCAAGAAGACTTGCGAGGAAACGAAAGCTCGCATTCGAGTCCTCGACGGCGCGGTTGGCACGCCCGATCGAATC GTACTCATATCAGGGAAAGAAGAGCCAGAGACACCACTTTCTCCTGCAATGGATGCTGTCATAAGGATTTTTAAACGTATCTCCGGGTTGTCTGAAATTGATGGCGAAAACAAAGCAGCAGGGCTTGCGTTTTGTTCTGTTCGTTTATTGGTGGCCTCAACGCAGGCTATCAATTTGATTGGAAAACAGGGTTCATTAATTAAATCTATACAAGAAAATACCAGTGCATCTGTTAGAGTACTATCTGGAG ATGAGGTTCCCTTTTATGCTGCTGCGGATGAGAGGATTGTTGAGCTGCAGGGAGAAGCCATGAAGGTCCTTAAGGCTCTGGAAGCAGTAGTTGGGCACCTGAGGAAGTTTTTGGTTGACCCCAGTGTTCTTCCTTTATTTGAGAAAAGT TACAATGCAACAATCTCCCAAGAGCGCCAAGTAGATACTACTTGGGTTGACAAACCATCACTGCATAGTGCTTCACAGCCTAGCATTGCAAATGACATTCCTCTTTCATCAAAAAGGGATTCTCTGTATGCTGACCGTGAAAGCCATTTGGATTCATTGCTCCCTCCTTCCACAATGTCAGTATATGGTCAAGATTCTTCACTTTCTAGTCTTCGGTCTTCAGCCCTCGGTCGTTCCAGTGCTCCTCCTATTGTTACCACG GTAATACAAACAATGCAAATACCACTGTCCTACGCAGAGGACATAATTGGTATACAAGGGACTAATATTGATTACATTCGCCGCACCAGTGGAGCTATATTGACCGTGCAGGAGAGCCGGGTGCCTGATGAAATCATTGTGGAAATAAAAGGCACCTCATCTCAGGTTCAGACAGCACAGCAATTGATTCAG GAAGTTATAAGTAATCACAGAGAACCTGTGGCTAGTAATTACAGCAGCAGGTTAGATACAGGTCTGAGGTCTTCTTACCCTCAGCTGGGCAGTTCGTCTTATTCGTCATCTTCCTTGTCGCAACCCTACAGCAGTTATGGATCTTCTGGTCTAGGAGGAGGCTATAGTACTTTCAGACTTTGA